The Octopus sinensis linkage group LG9, ASM634580v1, whole genome shotgun sequence genomic sequence GAATAATTGACAAACATTACATCGTTGTGGTTTCCCCTTTCAGAATGCATTTGATGTCTAAGTTACTAAATCCAAAGAATGTTTTAGCACAGACACTAGTGAGGTGATTTCTAACTTGTACGAAtgcatttgtgtttatttaaCTGGCTTGACTGAGCAAATGATCTACTGCAGATATTACagagaaatggcttctctcctgtatgaatacgtatgtgtttaaTTAGGTGTTGATTtagtgagaatgatttaccacagacatcacagtggtacggcttctctccagtatgaatacgtttgtgtttagttaaaccACTACTTCCTGataatgttttaccacaaatatcacactgatatggcttttctcctgtatgaatgtatctgtgttCAGTTAAGTGATCATTTCGAGCGAATGACTCactacaaatatcacagtgatacggcttctctcctgtatgaatgcgtttgtgtatagttaagcTACTTGATACcgtgaaggatttaccacagatattacagtgatatggtttctcacctgtatgagtccGTTTATGTTCACTTAACTGATCACTCCGAGAGactgatttaccacagatatcacactgatatgggtatattcctgtatgaatacgtttatgtatagttACTTGACCAACTTGAGAGAATGatctgccacagatatcacagtgatatggcttcagTCCTGTATGAATATACTTGTGAGAAGTTAAGGTACTTccatgagagaatgatttgccacagatatcacagtgatatggcttctctcctgtatgaatacgtttatgaatatttaagacacctttttcagagaatgatttaccacagatatcacagtgatatggtttttctcctgtatgaatgcgtttgtgtattGCTAAACGAATGCTTTGTGAGAATGAtaaaccacagatatcacagtgatatggtttttctcctgtatgaatacgtttgtgaatagtTAAGGTACTTccacaagagaatgatttaccacagacatcacagtgatatggtttctctcctgtatgaacacgcttgtgtttGGTCAAGCTAtcacttcgagagaatgatttaccacagatatcacagtggtgtgGTTTCCCAACtttatgagtacgtttgtgtcgaGTTAAATAATTCATTTGAGAGTATGATTT encodes the following:
- the LOC115215735 gene encoding zinc finger protein 85-like, which produces MENELCENQIELKTESKNIPDKLKEIGITSYHCDICKMPFPQKGNPTTHKCSHAGERTYRCDICSKSYSQMNYLTRHKRTHKVGKPHHCDICGKSFSRSDSLTKHKRVHTGEKPYHCDVCGKSFSCGSTLTIHKRIHTGEKPYHCDICGLSFSQSIRLAIHKRIHTGEKPYHCDICGKSFSEKGVLNIHKRIHTGEKPYHCDICGKSFSHGSTLTSHKYIHTGLKPYHCDICGRSFSQVGQVTIHKRIHTGIYPYQCDICGKSVSRSDQLSEHKRTHTGEKPYHCNICGKSFTVSSSLTIHKRIHTGEKPYHCDICSESFARNDHLTEHRYIHTGEKPYQCDICGKTLSGSSGLTKHKRIHTGEKPYHCDVCGKSFSLNQHLIKHIRIHTGEKPFLCNICSRSFAQSSQLNKHKCIRTS